The nucleotide sequence GGAGAAGCTCTACTCACCCAGTATACACTGAGACTAAGACTTCTCCAGTGCTAGCCTACACCTGCTCAGACTCATAGGTGAACAGCTGCTGGATTCTCTCATGCACGATGATGGGAACAGTGGAGGTTCTCAGCACTGGCTGAGACACTGGAGAACCACGCTGCGAACCCAGGACTGCTGCAGCCTCCCTGCATCACTGAACCAACCTTGTCTAAACctgctccgctcctctcctcccacacagcGATGACCTAGGACGACACTTCTTGTGGCCCAACTACTGAAGTTTCTCTCTTTCAGAAAAAGACGACCAGGCTATCGCTTAGTGCTAAAGCTAACTGCTGACCAGACGGCGGTGGTCAACGACCACGGTCGATTTACAGTCCGATGTTAGCTGAAGATCTCTCTCTGAGCCATTTTGTCCCTCTAAGCAGGCACTTTCTCGTTCCCCGAGacctccagccaatcagagacagtTCACAGGTCAGCCAGAGGTCACAGTGAACAAGAAATGACAGGTTGCTACCACCTACAGTACACCAATAACTTTCCCCCTTACACAGAAGCCAACAGCAGGCCTATGCCGCTGATAAGACCAGCTGTGTTATTGTGATTGAGCACTGGCCTGAGGAACAAAGGAATTAACAGAGGTTCAacaagggagggggagtggctaGAACCAAGGTCCCTGGACAGGAAGTCACAGTTTGACACAGGAAGTCTACACCACTAAAGCCAAAGACGCTAGCAACAATGTATAAACAGGATGCTGTGTGGTTACCGTTCAACTGCACATTCATAATACCCgggtgaaaggagggatggtgggtagGATTATATAAAAGTCAAATACCATAGCTCAGAACAGAAGCCAAGGCTCTGGGGACACATGTATACAAAGTATAGCAAAGTACAGCACACTCAGCAACTTGAGCGGGGTTAAACAGTACAGAGTGTAATGCATACAGTAACTTCACATTCCTGGCTTTTATTGTAAAAGAGCTTCTCTATTCTACCTCCAACTTTGCCCTTCCCTCTACTACTCACTGTTTCTCATAAGTCCAAAATCTCTAACAAACCTTTTCACTGCATATATTGACTACTACACACGTATATTTTTGGATTAAATAAACCGCTCCTCTCTACCTCAGTTATTTCCATACCTCCTTCCCTGGTCTTACCTCATTGTAGAAGAAGTGGACCGTGTGGTTGTTGAGCTTGAGGGACAGGGTTTTCAGAAAGGAGATGTAGTAAGCCATGATCTCCTCGTCAGAGAAGTCAAACTTGTGAACGATGATGGAGTTGACATGGTTGTTAGACAGGAGGTAATCTAGAGggtacattgtgaaaaaaataaGGACGCAATCGTACAAACATACGGCCTCAGTCTAACAAAGTTAGGAGTTGTCTGAATAGTTGAGACAAAGTCATACTGTATAAATGGACCCTATTCTCCAGTTGGATAGAAACTTGTTGCTTTCCTGAACATACGGCCTCCTAGCCCAGGTCAGGGAAGCAGCGAGTGTTACTCACAGAGCGACGTCTCATGGCTGATGTTTTCAAACAGGATGTTGAGCGTCTGCAGGAGCTGGACACAGACGTAGCGCCCGGACTTCTGACGCAGGATGTTCAGGAAGAAGGCGAACATGTTCTTCTCCAGGAAGAAGCTTGAACGCAGAGAAGCAGACGTCCTGAACAACTGACAACGCTACGGGACTGATCAACATCCAAATCAATCCAACAAATGATTCAGTCAAATGTATCACCCAATGGAATATGGTTAGTGTGCCCATCTGTCGACGGACACAGGGGTCAACAGTCCGACTGGACAAGTGGTATTGAATCAGTAGACACACAAATGGCCCAAAAACTGGCCTCAGCACACATGACCAACTTTAATAAGTGAATttaagaagagaagaaaaagattaaAGGCCTTACTCGAAAACAGAGCTGTCATTCTGGTCTCCCCATATGAGAATCTCAGTGATGGATCGAATGGTCTCCACCAAGAGGTTCCTGTTGCTGTCTGTCACTGTTGTGTTCTTTGTCAGGACATGGTACATATAcctgaaggaggaagggagaggagggagagaggaggaatagaGTGACAACAAGCTCTTTTCTAGCATTTAGTTTCAAACTTTAATCCAAAGCAAtttagtacagtatgtgtacttTGCCTAAAGTAAGTGAATCAACCTTATACCCCTGTCTTACTAGTCACTGGAGCCTTGCACAAGACCATGACAGCAGCAGCGACAAATAATACTAATATATACATACTAATTCGCTATGTAGTATTGTTTACAATAATTACAGTGGACCACTGAGCTTTAACATTCCTCACAATCCTGAAATGTTTTAACTTTTTTAACTAACGCGTACGGCTGCACTGAAAAAGAATCTTGTTTCTGCAAAAAGGTGTGCAGCCAACTGAAAGGTGTCAATCAGCTGTCAATAATAATGCAATTATCACAATCCTTGACAGGCTTAAGAACAACATACACAGCAGCATCTTCCGACAACAAGTCCTGGCAACTATCTAGGTTAGCTGGTACATACTGTAGAAGCTTGCTAGTCGTTACAGTTAGCTACTGTACTTGATGCACCGTTACTAGCAAATGCTGTATGacatacagtagctagctagctagctaggctagtagCTACATGATCATGACTTCTGGATAAAAGCGGACATAGCTTGACTTGAAGCTAATAGCTTAATTACCAATAAACAGCTTTGCTTTTACAGACGCTGTAGGTTAGCCGGATGGTCAGGAACGCTGACAACgtacactgtgtacacacacaagtaacaACGACAACGGACCAGCAACCTTCGCCATCGTGCCAGCTACTTACTTCAAATGGTCCAACGAGTGAATGTTTTTAgacttcccctgtcctccaaccCAGCTCCTTGATCGACCAAACATGGTTGCAGAGATGTGAATGCTTCCGACTGTCAGGTTGTTTTGCTGGTATCCCGATCAATCCATAGCATTAGCACCCGACTCCCCCGTACAACGATGATGTGTTGACTTGCAAGGTAGATAGCTAATGACGACGATAGCTGTTAGCTAAGGAACATTTGCTCGCTAAATTAGGTAAATTACGTAACAGGTTTAAAGGATGTGTAGTTCGGGACTTGATGTTTTCTCGTTACTATAAGGGTGTACAATGTCATGCTACACCGTCTGAAAAAACTACAAGTCTCATTGCCCTTTCCGTTAAACGTTTAGAGAACGTCATGACGTATAATATCTGCGACTGTTTGTGCATGGGGCGGATGAATAGTTATTGATGTTTCATTTGACCATTCAGAAAATAGTTTGCATTTTGCGACCCAATCAGAATGGTAGTCTTTAGTTCCCTGTGTCGGACTGTTTTGATGCAGTTTGCGAAAATAACACTGTCTAAGGAAATATTGAAAACAATGATAAATGCTTTGATCAGCTAAGTATTTTGAATAATAATATACATTAGCTGAACACGAAAAGCACATCTTCAATGCGGACCACATGGCGTTTATTGGGTTATTGTTTGTAATTTAATCATGCTACATGGTTTTAGCTAGCACAAAAGGGCTGTCAGGATTTCAACATCAACAAATGACAATAAGACGTGGCTTAAACAGTACTTTGTTTATATTAGCATACTGACGAGATAGTTTTAACGTGCTATCAACTACTGTACAGCGTTTTACCTGTGAATATTGCTTGTTAACGAGTTCAGAAAAACATTTCAAAGCTGGCTCAACCTGGACAACTACTGAGAAAAAGGGGGCTGCGTTCAGCCTGCAAGATACTGGAGTCTCCAGTCTCGTCCGAAATGCATTCCGCAATCACACACCATCAGTCTTTGCTCAAGATCGGGGACGTCTGCTTTTTCTAAACGCCTTGGAAGTTTACCCTGCCTGCTTGCTTAACTTGTGACCTACATCTGTGTTTACAATTTCTATGACACTTTCAATTTATGCTCAACTAAATTCCGTGGAATCGCTTTTCAACGAACTTCCCTATATGTTTTATCTTGGCCTGTTTTTTGTGAACGTTTTGATTCTCTACTATGCCTTTTTGATGGAGTACATCGTACTGAATGTGGGGATAGTGTTCTTGCCTGAGGATATGGACCAGGCGTTGGTGGATCTGGGTGTGCTATCCGACCCAGCATCTGTCCCATATGACACGGACACGGAACTGGATGTATTCGAGGGATACCTGGAGTAACCTACAGGAGGGGACAACGTGGCATCGCGTGTACATCAGGCACGAACTAGACCGACATCAATCTCTGATGATGGATGAGATTGAATCAAATGGGACATTATTTTTGCCTTTGAACAGCAAAGATTGCGGTGTGAAAAAGTAAGTAGAATGCTAATGTGATCAACACAAATtgacattttttttgctgcagtGGATTGTTGTTCCCATACAATGATAAAGTCACCTGTACTGTCTGTAATCATGTACTGTATGAACTGTACTTTATATTTAATATTTGCATGTTTCTATACATCTATCTTCACAGGTTGTCCCGACTCAAGTGAAGGTAGATGCACCAATGAACAGCTACTCCACCGTCCGGTGGGACATCAACAGAGCTGTCAAATTGTCCCCAAACTAAAGCAATACCGGCCACAAGGATTAAGCCATCTGTGATGGACGATACCATGTATCAAGCTAGACTATCCgttgttattatttttttgcataACCATGTTATACTGAAAAGCATGGTTTTGGTTATTGGTTGCTTTAGTTGTTGCTTTAGTTGTGACATAATGATAGACTTTCTTTGAACGGATCCACCTGTTCCATGTGCTAAGGCTGCTATCTTTATGGTTCTGAACCAATGCTGGTTGACTGGAATGATGTATTCACCCCATCTCTGCGTGATTGCAGAAGTATAACTGGTTCAGACCCATGAGCCACAGGGTGTTCGGAACCACCGACTCCAGGCCACATTATTTCCCTGGCTTCCTGTCTCTGTGGCCAAACTGAACCGAGATCTGTGGCAAACCTCCCCCAGAGCTCCCCCAGCTGGTCGAAGCTTCAGAAGGGATAGTTTAACACAAAATACGTGCCAGATTTCTGACCTCAAAAAGTAATGTGGTTGTCTATATACCATTGATCAAGTGGTACAATGTTCTGTTCTGCAGCATGAATGTGAGAGAAGATTCACGTCATGGAGCCAGGTGTTAGGGGCACATGGATTCACTTAAAAAAAGAATCTCAGAATGTCCATTTCAAGTTTGGTTTAACCTGTCTCGGGTGTCAGTAATCCTGTACTGATATTCCAAATCAATACACCTCCTTGTCCAGGTCTAGTTTTTCTTTATGCTGTAACGGTTGATAAGGGAATGTAAAGAATCTGACTTCAGAGTGTTCTCAAGCTACATAgtggataccccccccccccccccccctagtggTCAGAGCTTAATCGTGATAGTAGAACAGAAGCTACGTCATTGGGTCCTGTAGGACCTACAGCACCTTCATTCACCAATCCAActtgtttgaagtgtgtgtgaagggggggggcacagatcaCATCAAATAAACGATGGAGCGTCGGGAAGATATTTCACAAAGCAGATGACGGAATCTGGTGCTCTGTGAAGACAATTTGGGGGAAAACACAAGTTCCGAGCCTTGTCAAGAATTTATGATACTGTGCAGTGTTTCAGTCTGAATCAGAATGTGTGAAATATGCTGTTGAGTTTACTTTTGTATTAGTATTTGTATTCTCAACTAAAGCATGGAGTGAAGTGAAATGTGAATAGATTCTCAGCTCAAGgtttcagaggtcaggggttcaCATCACCATGTATTCAGTAGAGCTTGCTTCCCCCCACATCCCCATCACTCCAAATGAAACAGGACTTGCACATGTGTTACTATAAGCTATGTTCATATAACAAAGTTTATTTTACAATGCATATTTAATAAACAATGTGTGAATGAACATTGAACTCAGTATTTTATGGTCTCTCTTGCAAATGATGGTACTTTGGTAGTAAGTATTCAGTCATAGAAGCCCTATTGGCTAAGAGACTGTCTTTTCGTGTATTATTATGACAAGGATTGTATTACACTGACTCATATGGGCCACTAGATGACAGTGTAGCTGTGTCTTGTGTAGTGTTAACCAGTAGCTGGAGCTGGACCCCATTGCATAAAGCTGCCAAACCCTGTTCCAGGACAGCAACAATTGTTTTGTGtagttatttattatttacattGACCGAAAGTATGAAAACCAAATGAATTACTTAATGTATGAAACACAATGTAAAACAACACATGGCATCAGTGCAAAGTCTGTATTAGTAAGTGGATCATTTAGCAGGAAGCTTGCAGTCATTAGTTAGAATCTCAGATCCAGAAAACTCAATTTAGTGCATCCAGTTTCAGTGTCTTTTTCAAGGTGTTTCACCTATCTGTAGAGAACATGATTCATGAAGGCCCTTCTGGGCAAACACTGCAAAGTGCAGCTGATATGAAAATGTAAAAACACTAAATAGAAAAGAGAACCAAAACATTGTACAGGATGTAGTGTATCTTTTCTACAAATATAGCTGTGAATACATCACTTTAAATAGCCTGTGTCTGATCAAATGTGACACACGTGACCTGCACAGAACTGATATCTGATGACCTATGAAAATAAATGAAGTCATTCATTACCAGATATTTTATACTTTATACGGAAACCTGAAATAGTAAAATAGATGAggaaatgttgttttgtttaaaaAAGCATGGGAGCCAACACTAGCAGGTTAGGTTACTTACGTGAGCAAATCACTTCCCCTTTAAGTATACAGTATCTCTTTTATAATAACCTTTAAGCATAATGGCGCAACCAATacaaacagatagacagacacgcacacatgaaTATGCAAAACAACTTCACTCAAACTCGTCCCAACTTCACTCAAAATCGGCATTAAAGTGTCCAACCAAGTGACCATCCCAGCCCTGGTGGGGAAACAGTTACCAGAATTCTAAGTTCCACCCTGAGCAGCGGTTCTAGAGTGAATGGATCCTGGAGTCTTGCTCTTGCAGACGTTCAAACTCCCGGTATGGAATATATTCGTTCCACatactggaggggaggagagaagacgaaagaagagatgagaagaggggaggggagaatagaagagaggggagggcagaggaaggcagaggagagggtcaACTGAGGTACTTTCATAACTTTgggagtgggagggtggggtgaaggggtgaaCTGGCCTACCCCAGACTCTTAATCCAAGGACACTTCCTCAGACTGCAGGCCAGGTGCTGCGCTCCCACATCAGTGAACTTGTTATACTTCACACTGCAGGAAGGGTTAAGACCATGTTACTATAGACAACATTAGAACCACGTTACTTTAGACAATGCTAGGACCATGTTactaaaggcaaacatgttaccaCTGGCAACCGTAGGGATGTTAGTACAGAACCATGCTATCATACAACATACGCCGTCATTATTATGTTAGGGGTGTTGAACGTCGTACACTGTAATTGTAACAGACTTACTCCAGGTCTGTGAGGGAGGCCATCTGATGAAGGACTGCAGCCAGACTCTGTGCCCCACCGTCAGAGATCACGTTATGGTACAGACTACACCACAGCCCGGGGGTGGAGGTGTTACGGGGGAGGGTTAGTGTCATATTGTAAATCTGCACatttgtatgctgtgtgtgagtggacatACATGTTTGTTGATACACTTTAGGTGACAAGAATATTAAGTGTGTTATTTTAGCAGAACCTTTATTCAAAGCAGCGTATATCACAGGGGTTGGTTTTCAGTcacatgctctaaccactgagctatatccGCTTTTAGTGGCAACATTTCGGTTTTTGTTGCGTTATCTTAGTTTAGCCAGTTCTTTCGGTGTGGGCAGATTCTGACTCATATCCAAACAATCCAACATTCCACAGGTGCGCTATGGTGCATGTGACTCATTCGCACTTTTGATTACtgattgtcattttatttcTTAATTCGTATAGAGTCGAGCAAAATACCGTGACAGTGcaaaaatacaacaaaatattatcaataaaataaatacaaaactttTTTGGCTCTTACACTCCCACCCCACAGTATGCTCCTACACCTGCTTACAAATGCACCGTAACCATAAATAATCTTCCGacagtcatttggcagacacttGTAAATAAATACCAGTGGAGA is from Osmerus mordax isolate fOsmMor3 chromosome 3, fOsmMor3.pri, whole genome shotgun sequence and encodes:
- the dexi gene encoding dexamethasone-induced protein homolog yields the protein MTLSIYAQLNSVESLFNELPYMFYLGLFFVNVLILYYAFLMEYIVLNVGIVFLPEDMDQALVDLGVLSDPASVPYDTDTELDVFEGYLE